One genomic region from Eremothecium gossypii ATCC 10895 chromosome I, complete sequence encodes:
- the MRI1 gene encoding S-methyl-5-thioribose-1-phosphate isomerase MRI1 (Syntenic homolog of Saccharomyces cerevisiae YPR118W (MRI1)): MSLQAIQFQRGDKSQVSVRVLDQLLLPYVSRYIPIQTVDDGFAVIRSMQVRGAPAIAIVGVLSVLVECQLLCNEDFVAVQAFYDLSSYAAFGRTMRMRLAHLLGSRPTAVNLSHALRDVERLLDSATSLSQFRDRMYDYACELLDMDVANNVRMGDNGARFLLDALIAEGFDGSFAVLTICNTGSLATAGYGTALGAIRSLWQHAEAGLTAPKKQKASACAPRMTHVFPLETRPYNQGSRLTAYELLHDAIPATLITDSSVAYRIQTSPVPIKAAFVGADRIARNGDTANKIGTLQLALVCRHFGIRFFVVAPRSTVDGTTAAGTDIPVEERCPDEFRVVTGAAAGATGDPTTASVAIAPRDMPVWNPAFDVTPHAYIDAIVTETRVFTKDAAGNFDLDELFT; the protein is encoded by the coding sequence ATGTCCTTACAGGCTATTCAGTTTCAGCGCGGGGACAAGTCGCAGGTTTCTGTGCGTGTCCTGGATCAGCTACTGCTACCGTACGTTTCAAGATACATACCAATACAGACAGTTGACGATGGCTTTGCCGTAATCCGGTCAATGCAGGTGCGCGGTGCTCCGGCCATTGCAATTGTAGGTGTATTGTCCGTGCTTGTGGAGTGCCAACTGCTGTGCAACGAGGATTTCGTGGCGGTGCAGGCGTTCTACGACTTGTCCAGCTATGCGGCGTTTGGGCGCACGATGCGCATGCGCCTGGCACATCTTCTGGGCTCACGGCCTACCGCCGTCAATTTGTCTCATGCACTGCGCGATGTGGAGCGCCTGCTCGACAGCGCCACATCGTTGAGTCAGTTTCGGGATCGCATGTATGACTACGCATGCGAATTACTGGACATGGATGTCGCGAATAACGTGCGCATGGGCGACAATGGCGCTCGGTTTTTGCTGGACGCTTTGATTGCGGAAGGCTTCGACGGCAGTTTCGCCGTGCTGACCATCTGCAACACCGGGTCGCTGGCTACTGCTGGCTACGGAACTGCGCTGGGCGCCATACGCTCGCTCTGGCAGCACGCAGAGGCGGGCCTGACTGCACCAAAGAAGCAAAAAGCCTCGGCTTGTGCGCCCAGAATGACGCACGTATTCCCACTGGAAACTCGCCCGTACAACCAGGGCTCACGTCTGACGGCATACGAGCTGCTTCACGATGCTATTCCTGCCACGCTTATCACCGACTCTTCCGTCGCTTACCGCATCCAGACATCTCCCGTGCCCATCAAGGCCGCCTTCGTCGGGGCAGATCGCATCGCCCGCAACGGCGACACTGCGAACAAGATCGGgacgctgcagctggcCCTTGTGTGTCGGCACTTCGGTATCCGTTTTTTTGTCGTCGCCCCGCGCTCGACGGTCGACGGCACCACCGCCGCTGGCACGGATATCCCCGTCGAAGAACGTTGTCCTGACGAATTCCGCGTCGTCACaggcgcagcggcgggcgcCACCGGCGATCCCACCACGGCCAGCGTCGCCATTGCGCCCCGCGACATGCCTGTCTGGAATCCCGCATTCGACGTGACCCCGCACGCCTACATCGATGCAATTGTGACCGAGACCCGCGTCTTTACCAAGGACGCTGCCGGCAACTTTGACCTAGATGAGCTTTTTACATAG
- the VOA1 gene encoding Voa1p (Syntenic homolog of Saccharomyces cerevisiae YGR106C (VOA1)) — protein MHLRIVFLALLEAAVAAAGVASFVSVKAERYRNGLEIKGAQDLRELVRLGTEQEPVVVVQFGAYRLFSELEKAGAGTQRFLHRLLASDSLNVLNGDEALQPHSSTRVAEFEELPVELPAEVRGGAGSLLLHLKAPDYALDEVDGFLQRCHEQLPSLDNIVLQFPHDILLVAADVQESAARQKKDSVEVTDPEGDSKPKPSDHDKAPDGHKETDELSAIWTEGLLSCLLVSLLLFGILATAVSWILSVEVSYGALEKSTNPLKKTN, from the coding sequence ATGCACTTGCGCATAGTATTTTTAGCGCTGTTAGAGGCAGCCGTGGCCGCTGCCGGAGTTGCGTCGTTCGTGTCGGTCAAGGCAGAGCGGTATCGTAATGGGCTTGAAATCAAGGGCGCGCAGGACCTGCGCGAGCTCGTAAGGCTTGGCACTGAGCAGGAGCCGGTGGTGGTCGTGCAGTTTGGGGCCTACCGGCTCTTCAGCGAGTTGGAGAAAGCCGGCGCCGGCACGCAGCGGTTTCTGCACCGGCTGCTGGCGAGCGATTCCTTGAATGTTCTCAACGGCGACGAGGCGCTGCAGCCCCACTCGTCGACTAGAGTCGCCGAGTTTGAGGAACTGCCCGTGGAGCTGCCGGCCGAAGTTCGTGGAGGCGCAGGCTCGCTGCTACTGCACTTGAAGGCGCCGGACTACGCCCTAGATGAGGTCGACGGCTTCCTGCAGCGGTGCCACGAGCAACTGCCCAGCCTCGACAACATCGTGCTGCAGTTCCCCCACGACATTTTGCTGGTGGCTGCGGACGTCCAGGAAAGCGCTGCGAGACAGAAGAAAGATTCCGTGGAGGTCACGGACCCGGAAGGCGATTCCAAGCCCAAGCCCAGTGACCACGACAAGGCCCCGGATGGCCACAAGGAGACAGACGAGCTCAGCGCCATTTGGACTGAAGGCCTTCTCAGCTGCCTGCTTGTTTCTCTGCTGCTTTTCGGCATCCTCGCGACTGCCGTGTCCTGGATCTTATCCGTCGAGGTGTCCTACGGCGCCCTAGAGAAGTCCACCAACCCGCTCAAGAAGACCAACTGA
- the NOP7 gene encoding mRNA-binding ribosome synthesis protein NOP7 (Syntenic homolog of Saccharomyces cerevisiae YGR103W (NOP7)) — MRVKKKNTTGNARNFVTRSQAVRKLQISLADFRRLCIFKGIYPREPRNKKKANKGSTAPTTFYYYKDIQYLQHEPVLAKFREHKTFAKKLTRALGRGEVSSAKKLEENKSHYKLDHIIKERYPSFADALRDLDDALNMLFLFANLPATDQVSTRVTKDAQELCNQWLALIARERLVRKVFVSIKGVYYQANVRGEEVRWLVPYKFPENIPSDVDFRIMLTFLEFYSTLLHFVLYKLYTDNGLVYPPKLDIKKNKLIGGISAYILESKDAPFLSSVDGSADSENQEVQVLDKKALRHAMKADDKAGSEADEGDADSNEQVTNIELDDFEDKNKNHGDILEQPSQYDSPTSTLFSEFVFYIGREVPVDILEFLIVSCGGSVISEAALDQADAANVDVSKVTHQLVDRPVVKNKVAGRTYIQPQWVFDSINKGELVPANLYLPGESLPPHLSPWGDSVGYDPAAELAEEEAESEEEEEVSDEAEGDEEATLAAEEDEEDEAEAEELRAQKELELEAQGVTYSEAADSAAPSKKASKQKKRKTEEEEEKDLKLIMMSNKQRKLFKKMKYSNQQKEQEIETLKQKKKQIAKTKAKLKKLEN; from the coding sequence CCTTTTACTACTACAAAGATATCCAGTACTTGCAGCACGAGCCGGTGTTGGCGAAGTTCCGCGAGCATAAGACGTTTGCGAAGAAGTTGACGCGGGCGCTGGGCCGTGGAGAAGTGTCGTCTGCGAAGAAGCTGGAGGAGAACAAATCGCACTACAAGCTAGACCACATCATCAAGGAGCGGTACCCTAGCTTTGCTGATGCGCTGCGCGACCTGGACGACGCGCTAAACATGCTGTTCCTGTTTGCCAACCTGCCAGCGACGGACCAGGTGTCAACCCGTGTGACGAAGGACGCACAGGAGCTGTGCAACCAGTGGCTTGCGCTGATTGCGCGTGAACGCCTCGTTAGAAAGGTGTTTGTCTCGATCAAGGGTGTGTACTACCAGGCCAACGTGCGCGGCGAGGAAGTCAGATGGCTCGTTCCCTACAAGTTCCCGGAAAACATTCCATCTGACGTTGACTTCCGGATCATGCTCACGTTCCTCGAATTTTACTCCACGCTATTGCATTTTGTGCTGTATAAGCTGTACACCGACAACGGGCTAGTTTACCCACCAAAGTTGGACATCAAGAAGAACAAACTCATCGGTGGTATCAGCGCATACATTTTGGAATCCAAAGACGCGCCATTCCTGTCTTCCGTCGATGGCTCGGCTGATTCTGAGAATCAGGAGGTGCAAGTGCTAGACAAGAAGGCGTTGCGTCATGCGATGAAGGCTGATGACAAGGCTGGCAGCGAGGCTGATGAAGGGGATGCGGACAGTAACGAGCAGGTGACCAACATAGAGCTGGACGACTTCGAAGATAAGAATAAAAACCACGGTGATATCCTTGAACAGCCGTCCCAGTACGACTCTCCAACCTCCACTCTTTTCAGCGAATTTGTCTTTTACATTGGTAGGGAAGTTCCAGTGGATATTCTCGAGTTTTTGATTGTGTCGTGCGGAGGCTCCGTTATATCAGAGGCTGCGTTGGACCAGGCAGATGCGGCCAATGTTGATGTCAGCAAGGTTACTCATCAGCTGGTAGACCGCCCAGTCGTGAAGAACAAGGTTGCTGGTAGAACCTACATCCAGCCCCAGTGGGTCTTTGACTCCATCAACAAGGGTGAGCTTGTTCCAGCTAACCTATATCTACCAGGCGAATCTTTGCCACCCCATCTATCGCCATGGGGTGATTCGGTTGGCTACGACCCTGCTGCGGAACTCGCTGAAGAAGAGGCTGAAAGTGAGGAAGAGGAAGAGGTTTCTGATGAGGCTGAGGGCGACGAGGAGGCCACCCTAGCCGCCGAagaggacgaggaggatGAGGCCGAGGCCGAGGAGCTACGGGCACAGAAAGAGCTAGAATTGGAAGCCCAAGGTGTGACCTACTCTGAGGCAGCAGACAGTGCCGCTCCTTCCAAGAAGGCGTCGAAACAGAAGAAGAGAAAGACCgaagaggaggaggaaaagGACTTGAAGCTGATCATGATGAGTAACAAGCAAAGAAAGCTATTCAAGAAGATGAAGTACTCCAACCAGCAGAAAGAACAGGAAATAGAAACCCtgaagcagaagaagaagcagaTCGCGAAGACCAAGGCCAAGTTGAAGAAGTTGGAAAACTAG
- the SRB5 gene encoding Srb5p (Syntenic homolog of Saccharomyces cerevisiae YGR104C (SRB5)) — protein MEKVHCGDVRIPAVNRTEIRDSYSDSGVTRMVQQLSLYSVIDEGSFDLLIATISALSGRSPVLFANYNHVAHPNPNYAIEKVNAKNQLVEQTRVQLMQEIPFEKLQTEEYSYKLCTKMTGDGPPIETEYLNSLMRSCGDGTRPWSLSLWDIPSAGKDRKVCTQAVVESVVTSTGGAHSSILSFLAELGYVPGYQFVQLGTQFYLENGIVFQISKLWALHGESGKTSAVTKDGFLIKAYLNVPKATDLESINQGTAHLQQLKRELRDYLELSIPDRKSMDSRVGHLNDF, from the coding sequence ATGGAAAAAGTTCACTGTGGCGATGTGCGGATACCAGCTGTTAATCGGACGGAAATAAGAGACAGTTATAGTGATTCAGGAGTCACTAGAATGGTCCAGCAGCTGAGCCTATATTCCGTTATTGACGAAGGATCATTTGATCTGCTTATAGCGACGATATCTGCGCTTTCGGGAAGATCTCCGGTGCTCTTCGCTAACTACAACCACGTTGCGCATCCGAACCCTAACTATGCTATCGAGAAAGTTAATGCCAAGAACCAGCTTGTCGAACAGACGCGGGTGCAGCTGATGCAGGAGATCCCGTTTGAGAAGCTACAGACGGAGGAGTACAGCTACAAGTTGTGTACCAAAATGACCGGCGATGGGCCGCCAATAGAGACAGAGTACCTGAACTCGCTGatgcgcagctgcggcgaCGGCACGCGGCCGTGGAGTCTCAGTTTGTGGGATATCCCGTCGGCGGGCAAGGACAGGAAGGTGTGCACACAGGCGGTGGTTGAATCAGTGGTGACCAGCACCGGGGGCGCGCATTCGTCCATCCTGAGCTTTCTTGCGGAGCTGGGGTACGTGCCCGGCTATCAGTTCGTGCAGCTGGGGACACAGTTCTACCTGGAGAACGGAATTGTCTTTCAGATCAGCAAGCTGTGGGCACTGCACGGCGAGAGCGGCAAGACCTCTGCCGTGACAAAAGACGGATTCCTAATCAAGGCATATCTGAACGTGCCCAAAGCCACCGATCTCGAGTCCATTAACCAGGGCACGGCAcatctgcagcagctgaaAAGAGAGCTGCGAGACTACCTGGAGCTCTCGATTCCCGATAGGAAGTCCATGGATTCACGTGTGGGGCACCTGAACGAtttctga
- the VMA21 gene encoding Vma21p (Syntenic homolog of Saccharomyces cerevisiae YGR105W (VMA21); 1-intron), translated as MAVDVPTSVIVKLMFFTLAMVSFPVLTFFVSQQYTSNTLVNGGLAALAANVVLFAYVIMAFSEDVPQSDGKESKKQQ; from the exons ATGGCCGTTGATGTCCCGAC GTCCGTGATTGTGAAGCTTATGTTCTTCACCCTGGCCATGGTCAGTTTCCCAGTTCTGACCTTCTTCGTCTCCCAGCAGTACACGAGTAACACGCTCGTAAACGGCGGCCTCGCGGCATTAGCAGCGAATGTGGTGCTGTTTGCGTACGTGATCATGGCTTTTTCAGAGGACGTGCCGCAGTCAGATGGCAAAGAGTCCAAGAAACAACAGTAA